In Streptomyces chartreusis, the following proteins share a genomic window:
- a CDS encoding ferredoxin, which yields MSAAQVSVDRGRCIGAGMCALTAPEVFDQDEDDGRVLLLQTEPTAAHRAAARMAAGVCPSGAITLAEPESDGS from the coding sequence ATGAGCGCGGCGCAGGTGAGCGTCGACCGTGGGCGGTGCATCGGCGCCGGGATGTGCGCCCTGACCGCCCCCGAGGTCTTCGACCAGGACGAGGACGACGGCCGGGTGCTCCTGCTGCAAACCGAGCCGACGGCCGCTCACCGCGCGGCCGCACGCATGGCCGCCGGGGTCTGCCCGTCCGGGGCGATCACCCTCGCCGAGCCGGAATCCGACGGCTCCTGA
- a CDS encoding cytochrome P450, whose product MSESVHTVATLPTERQAGCPFDPPAELLDARRHGPISRCTHPGGKPGWLITGYDLVRSVLADPRFSSRKELMNVVDFELPPAPPGEFLLMDDPQHRRYRQPLAGKFTVRRMRLLTERIEQITADCLDAMEKTGPPTDLVTAFAKPIPTIVICELLGVPYEDRGSFQEQIDTFMGGATSDEELIAAYTATQEYLARLVAAKRANPTDDVLSELTDSDLTDEELKGISLILLAAGFDTTANMLSLGTFALLQNPGQLAALRADPAITDGAVEELLRYLSVAKTFMRTALEDVEVGGQTIEAGTTVVLSYNTANRDPERFADPHVLDLSRQDTGGHLAFSHGIHQCLGQQLARVEMRVAFRALLDRFPTLRLAVPAEEVGLRPETADIYGVKSLPVTWDREGA is encoded by the coding sequence ATGAGCGAGTCCGTCCACACCGTCGCGACGCTGCCGACGGAGCGTCAGGCCGGCTGTCCCTTCGACCCGCCGGCGGAGCTGCTCGACGCCCGCAGGCACGGCCCCATCAGCCGCTGCACCCATCCCGGCGGCAAACCGGGCTGGCTGATCACCGGGTACGACCTGGTCAGGTCGGTCCTGGCCGACCCGCGGTTCAGCTCGCGCAAGGAGCTCATGAACGTCGTCGACTTCGAGCTTCCCCCGGCCCCGCCCGGCGAGTTCCTCCTCATGGACGACCCGCAGCACCGGCGCTACCGCCAGCCGCTGGCGGGCAAGTTCACGGTGCGGCGGATGCGGCTGCTGACCGAGCGCATCGAGCAGATCACCGCCGACTGCCTGGACGCCATGGAGAAGACCGGGCCGCCGACGGACCTGGTGACGGCCTTCGCCAAGCCCATCCCCACCATCGTCATCTGCGAGCTGCTGGGGGTGCCGTACGAGGACCGGGGCTCCTTCCAGGAGCAGATCGACACGTTCATGGGCGGGGCCACCAGTGACGAGGAGCTGATCGCGGCCTACACCGCGACGCAGGAGTACCTCGCTCGACTGGTGGCCGCCAAGCGCGCGAACCCCACCGACGACGTGCTCAGCGAGCTCACCGACAGCGATCTGACGGACGAGGAGCTGAAGGGGATCAGCCTGATCCTGCTGGCCGCCGGATTCGACACCACCGCGAACATGCTGTCCCTCGGGACCTTCGCCCTGCTTCAGAACCCGGGACAACTGGCCGCGCTGCGCGCCGACCCCGCGATCACCGACGGGGCCGTGGAGGAGTTGCTGCGTTATCTGAGCGTCGCCAAGACGTTCATGAGGACGGCCCTGGAGGACGTCGAGGTCGGCGGCCAGACGATCGAGGCCGGCACGACGGTCGTGCTGTCGTACAACACCGCCAACCGCGACCCCGAGCGCTTCGCCGATCCCCATGTGCTCGATCTGAGCAGGCAGGACACCGGCGGGCACCTGGCCTTCAGCCACGGCATCCACCAGTGCCTCGGACAGCAGCTGGCCCGCGTCGAAATGCGGGTCGCGTTCCGCGCGCTCCTCGACCGGTTCCCCACCCTGCGCCTTGCCGTGCCGGCCGAGGAGGTCGGTCTGCGCCCGGAGACCGCGGACATCTACGGGGTGAAGAGCCTCCCGGTCACGTGGGACCGGGAGGGAGCATGA
- a CDS encoding class I SAM-dependent methyltransferase has translation MAIYDTLGTTYGRTRQPDPRIAAQIHAALGDAADVINVGAGTGSYEPPQTVLAVEPSHVMLGQRPPGAAPAVCAVAERLPLRDNAADTVMALLTVHHWSDLEAGIAELRRVARRRVVVLTWDQQVFRERFWLVRDYLPQAAAFDDTRAVPADRLAALLGGARQVPVDVPHDCTDGFGAAFWRRPHAYLDPQVRAGISMLAQTGEDALVPGLATLTEDLVTGRWHDRYADLLALDSIDVGYRLLVADV, from the coding sequence ATGGCCATCTATGACACGCTCGGAACGACGTACGGCCGGACGCGGCAGCCGGACCCGCGGATCGCCGCGCAGATCCACGCGGCGCTCGGCGACGCCGCGGACGTGATCAATGTGGGGGCGGGTACCGGCTCCTACGAACCGCCGCAGACCGTTCTGGCGGTCGAGCCCAGCCACGTCATGCTCGGCCAGCGCCCACCCGGAGCCGCGCCGGCCGTGTGCGCGGTCGCCGAGCGACTGCCGTTGCGCGACAACGCCGCCGACACCGTGATGGCGTTGCTGACCGTCCATCACTGGAGTGACCTCGAAGCCGGTATCGCCGAGCTCCGTCGGGTCGCGCGCCGCCGTGTCGTCGTCCTGACCTGGGATCAGCAGGTCTTCCGTGAGCGGTTCTGGCTCGTGCGCGACTACCTTCCCCAGGCCGCCGCGTTCGACGACACCCGCGCAGTCCCGGCCGACCGGCTGGCGGCTCTGCTCGGCGGGGCCCGCCAGGTGCCCGTCGACGTCCCGCACGACTGCACGGACGGGTTCGGCGCGGCGTTCTGGCGCCGCCCGCACGCCTATCTCGACCCACAGGTGCGCGCGGGAATCTCGATGCTCGCCCAGACCGGGGAGGACGCCCTCGTTCCCGGCCTGGCCACCCTCACCGAGGACCTCGTCACCGGCCGCTGGCACGACCGGTACGCCGACCTGCTCGCCCTCGACTCCATCGACGTCGGCTATCGCCTCCTGGTCGCGGACGTCTGA
- a CDS encoding Gfo/Idh/MocA family protein produces the protein MSETPAVSRRLLLGGAVATGALAAGMTAAAPAASAATGQVPRRRPGQKSMIGVPFEVHRTVRVAVIGLGNRGSGMVMSWAAVPGCTVTAVCDIRADRATRAADRLVSKGEPRPAEYGGSADSYARMLRRDDIDLVYVATPWEFHYEHGRAALLSGRHAVVELPIATELRELWDLVDTSERTRKHLLLAENCNYGRNELAMLRMAHAGVFGEITNGHGGYLHDLRELLFSDTYYTDSWRRLWHTRSTASFYPMHGLAPIAAAMDVNRGDRMATLRATATAPKGLADYRERNIPRDHPSWKETYINGDLVTCLIETEKGRVIRAEHDVSSPRPYSRINTLAGSRGIVEDYTGPSPTGARVYLEPDHAGHTWRDFADYQKEYDHWLWRKVGDDAANNGGHGGMDYVLQWRTVQLLRAGLVPDIDVYDSAAWCSAVPLSAASLARDGRPVGIPDFTRGAWAAKRPGLDSAPADMPPVG, from the coding sequence ATGTCCGAAACACCCGCTGTCTCACGCCGACTGCTCCTTGGCGGAGCCGTGGCCACCGGCGCGCTCGCGGCCGGGATGACCGCCGCGGCGCCGGCCGCGTCCGCCGCCACAGGACAGGTGCCCCGCCGCCGTCCCGGACAGAAGTCGATGATCGGCGTCCCGTTCGAGGTCCACAGAACCGTCCGCGTCGCCGTCATCGGCCTCGGCAACCGCGGCAGCGGCATGGTCATGAGCTGGGCGGCCGTACCCGGCTGCACCGTGACCGCCGTCTGCGACATCCGCGCCGACCGGGCGACCCGTGCCGCCGACCGGCTGGTGAGCAAGGGCGAGCCCCGCCCCGCCGAGTACGGCGGCTCGGCCGACTCCTACGCCCGGATGCTCCGGCGGGACGACATCGACCTGGTGTACGTCGCCACGCCCTGGGAGTTCCACTACGAGCACGGCAGAGCGGCGCTGCTCAGCGGCAGGCACGCCGTCGTCGAGCTCCCGATCGCGACCGAACTGCGCGAGCTGTGGGACCTGGTCGACACCTCCGAGCGCACCCGCAAGCACCTGCTCCTCGCCGAGAACTGCAACTACGGCCGCAACGAACTGGCCATGCTGCGGATGGCGCACGCCGGTGTGTTCGGGGAGATCACCAACGGCCACGGCGGCTACCTCCACGACCTGCGTGAACTCCTCTTCTCCGACACGTACTACACCGACTCCTGGCGGCGGCTGTGGCACACCCGCAGCACCGCGTCCTTCTACCCCATGCACGGGCTGGCCCCGATCGCGGCGGCCATGGACGTCAACCGCGGCGACCGTATGGCCACTCTGCGAGCGACAGCGACCGCGCCGAAGGGGCTCGCCGACTACCGCGAACGCAACATCCCCCGGGACCACCCGTCCTGGAAGGAGACGTACATCAACGGCGACCTGGTCACCTGCCTGATCGAGACCGAGAAGGGCAGGGTCATCCGGGCCGAGCACGACGTGAGTTCACCGCGGCCGTACAGCAGGATCAACACGCTCGCCGGCAGCCGCGGGATCGTCGAGGACTACACCGGGCCCTCCCCGACCGGCGCGCGCGTCTATCTCGAACCGGACCACGCGGGGCACACCTGGCGCGACTTCGCCGACTACCAGAAGGAGTACGACCACTGGCTGTGGCGGAAGGTCGGTGACGACGCCGCGAACAACGGCGGCCACGGCGGCATGGACTACGTCCTGCAATGGCGCACCGTCCAGCTGCTGCGCGCCGGGCTGGTGCCCGACATCGACGTGTACGACTCGGCCGCCTGGTGCTCGGCGGTCCCCCTGAGCGCGGCGTCCCTGGCGCGGGACGGCCGCCCGGTCGGGATCCCGGACTTCACGCGCGGCGCCTGGGCGGCCAAGCGGCCCGGTCTCGACTCCGCCCCGGCCGACATGCCGCCCGTCGGCTGA
- a CDS encoding zinc-dependent alcohol dehydrogenase family protein: MKAAVIEAPGKVTVTTVPDPTPGPREVVVDVAACGLCGTDLHILQGEFAPTLPVVPGHEFAGEVVGLGSEVTELALGDRVAVDPSLYCHECRYCRVGRNNLCDRWQAIGVTVAGGAAEYAVAPVANCVRLPDHVDVQDAALIEPLSCAVRGYDVLNSRLGSHVLIYGSGTMGLMMLELAKRTGAASVDVVDVNPERLATAEKLGCSQVGLSADELRRSGGGWDVVVDATGNAAAIQDGLERVAKAGTFLQFGVSDYATKATISPYRIYNQEITITGSMAVLHSYERAAELFATGVLDPQVFISHRLPLTEYPQALDQFAAGQGRKIVVLP, encoded by the coding sequence GTGAAAGCCGCCGTCATCGAAGCACCCGGCAAGGTCACCGTCACCACGGTGCCCGACCCCACCCCCGGGCCGCGCGAGGTCGTGGTCGACGTGGCGGCCTGCGGGCTGTGCGGGACCGATCTGCACATCCTCCAGGGCGAGTTCGCGCCGACGCTGCCGGTCGTGCCGGGCCACGAGTTCGCCGGCGAGGTCGTGGGACTCGGCAGCGAGGTCACCGAACTCGCCCTCGGCGACCGGGTCGCAGTGGACCCCTCGCTCTACTGCCACGAGTGCCGCTACTGCCGGGTCGGCCGCAACAACCTGTGCGACCGGTGGCAGGCGATCGGTGTGACGGTGGCCGGTGGCGCCGCCGAGTATGCCGTCGCCCCGGTCGCGAACTGCGTACGGCTGCCCGACCATGTGGACGTCCAGGACGCGGCCCTGATCGAACCGCTGTCCTGCGCGGTGCGCGGCTACGACGTGCTCAACAGCAGGCTGGGCTCCCATGTGCTGATCTACGGCAGCGGCACGATGGGCCTGATGATGCTGGAGCTGGCCAAGCGCACCGGGGCCGCGTCGGTCGACGTCGTCGACGTCAACCCGGAGCGACTGGCCACGGCGGAGAAGCTCGGCTGCTCTCAAGTGGGGCTCTCCGCCGATGAGTTGCGGCGGTCAGGTGGCGGCTGGGACGTGGTCGTGGACGCTACCGGGAACGCCGCCGCGATCCAGGACGGCCTGGAGCGGGTCGCGAAGGCGGGCACGTTCCTCCAGTTCGGGGTGTCCGACTACGCGACGAAGGCCACCATCTCGCCGTACCGGATCTACAACCAGGAGATCACGATCACCGGCTCGATGGCGGTGCTGCACAGCTACGAGCGCGCGGCGGAGCTGTTCGCCACCGGGGTGCTCGATCCGCAGGTCTTCATCAGTCACCGGCTGCCGCTGACGGAGTATCCGCAGGCGCTGGACCAGTTCGCCGCCGGCCAGGGCCGCAAGATCGTCGTCCTGCCCTGA
- a CDS encoding carbohydrate ABC transporter permease has protein sequence MTTHAAVAAPGARLKKALRRRDDHGGTPRLSPLWTFVAWLATLAFFAPVAWMVLTSFHQEADAATNPPSPLAPVTFDQYKLLFSRDITPFLLNSTMASVISTLLVLVLAVPTAYALSIKPVQKWTDVMFFFLSTKFLPAIAALLPVYLIVKDAGMLDNVWTLIILYTAMNLPIAVWMMRSFLAEVPKEILEAAEVDGAGLPTVLLRIVAPVAMPGLAATSLICFIFSWNEFMFAVNLTATNASTAPVFLVGFITSEGLFLARLCAAATLVSLPVLIAGFAAQDKLVRGLSLGAVK, from the coding sequence ATGACCACTCACGCGGCAGTAGCCGCGCCCGGCGCGAGACTCAAGAAGGCCCTACGTCGGCGCGACGACCACGGCGGCACGCCCAGGCTGTCCCCGCTGTGGACCTTCGTGGCCTGGCTCGCCACGCTGGCGTTCTTCGCCCCGGTGGCGTGGATGGTGCTCACTTCCTTCCACCAGGAGGCGGACGCGGCGACCAACCCGCCGAGCCCGCTGGCGCCGGTCACCTTCGACCAGTACAAGCTGCTGTTCAGCCGCGACATCACCCCGTTCCTGCTGAACTCGACCATGGCCAGCGTGATTTCGACGCTCCTGGTGCTCGTGCTGGCGGTGCCGACGGCCTACGCGCTGTCCATCAAGCCGGTCCAGAAGTGGACCGACGTGATGTTCTTCTTCCTGTCCACCAAGTTCCTGCCCGCCATCGCGGCGCTGCTGCCGGTGTACCTGATCGTCAAGGACGCCGGGATGCTGGACAACGTGTGGACGCTGATCATCCTCTACACCGCCATGAATCTGCCGATCGCGGTGTGGATGATGCGCTCGTTCCTCGCCGAGGTGCCCAAGGAGATCCTCGAGGCCGCCGAAGTGGACGGCGCGGGTCTGCCCACCGTGCTGCTGCGGATCGTCGCGCCGGTCGCGATGCCGGGGCTCGCCGCGACCTCGCTGATCTGCTTCATCTTCAGCTGGAACGAGTTCATGTTCGCCGTCAACCTCACGGCGACCAACGCGTCGACCGCGCCGGTCTTCCTGGTCGGCTTCATCACCAGCGAGGGCCTCTTCCTGGCCCGGCTGTGCGCCGCCGCGACGTTGGTCTCCCTGCCGGTGCTCATCGCCGGTTTCGCCGCCCAGGACAAGCTGGTCCGAGGGCTGTCCCTAGGAGCAGTCAAGTGA
- a CDS encoding carbohydrate ABC transporter permease translates to MTTLTAPPKTAPPPSRPRPSAGAGKWKRRIPLLPALIFTIVVTQLPFVATLVISTLQWNVLKPGERHFVGLSNFKFVFTDERLRTAVLNTVVLTASVVLISVLLGLGLAMLLDRRFVGRGLARTLLIAPFLVMPVAAALLWKHAIYNPDYGLLNGTLNAVYRLFGAENGPTIDWVSSYPMPAVVLSLVWQWTPFMMLIILAGLQAQPGDVLEAARVDGASAMATFRFITLPHLRQYLELGILLGTIYVVQTFDAVYTITQGGPGSRTTNLPYEIYLTMFRKYEYGQAAAAGVVVVLGSIVIATFALRTIASLFREEVSR, encoded by the coding sequence ATGACCACGCTCACCGCACCCCCCAAGACCGCTCCACCGCCCAGCCGCCCGCGCCCGTCCGCCGGCGCCGGCAAGTGGAAGCGCCGCATCCCGCTGCTTCCGGCCCTGATCTTCACCATCGTCGTCACCCAGCTGCCGTTCGTCGCCACGCTCGTCATCTCCACGCTCCAGTGGAACGTCCTCAAGCCGGGCGAGCGGCACTTCGTCGGCCTGTCCAACTTCAAGTTCGTCTTCACCGACGAGCGGCTGCGCACGGCGGTGCTCAACACCGTCGTACTCACCGCCTCGGTGGTCCTCATCAGTGTGCTGCTCGGCCTAGGCCTGGCGATGCTGCTGGACCGCCGGTTCGTCGGCCGCGGTCTGGCGCGGACGCTGCTCATCGCGCCGTTCCTGGTCATGCCGGTCGCCGCCGCGCTGCTGTGGAAGCACGCCATCTACAACCCCGACTACGGCCTGCTCAACGGCACCCTCAACGCCGTGTACCGCCTCTTCGGCGCGGAGAACGGCCCCACGATCGACTGGGTGTCCTCCTACCCGATGCCCGCCGTCGTCCTCTCGCTGGTCTGGCAGTGGACGCCGTTCATGATGCTCATCATCCTGGCCGGCCTTCAGGCGCAGCCCGGTGACGTGCTGGAGGCGGCCCGGGTCGACGGGGCGTCGGCCATGGCGACCTTCCGCTTCATCACGCTGCCGCATCTGCGCCAGTACCTCGAACTGGGCATCCTGCTCGGCACGATCTACGTCGTGCAGACCTTCGACGCGGTCTACACGATCACCCAGGGCGGCCCCGGCTCCCGGACCACCAACCTGCCGTACGAGATCTACCTGACCATGTTCCGCAAGTACGAGTACGGCCAGGCGGCCGCCGCCGGTGTGGTCGTCGTGCTCGGCTCGATCGTGATCGCGACCTTCGCGCTGCGCACCATCGCGTCGCTGTTCCGCGAGGAGGTGTCCCGATGA
- a CDS encoding ABC transporter substrate-binding protein, which produces MRTRRMIHVLAAAAAASSLLVACSGAGGSSSSGGGGKSINVLMVGNPQMEDIAKLTKDTFTKDTGIKVNFTVLPENELRDKVTQDVATQAGQYDVATIGAYEVPIWEKNGWLHELSSYADKDTAFDKADLLKPMVTSLSGSDGKLYALPFYGESSFLMYNKDVMEAKGIKVPERPTWQQIADIAAKVDGAEPGMRGICLRGLAGWGELGASLTTVVNTYGGTWFTKDWKAQVNSPEFKKAANFYVDLVRGHGEAGAAQAGFTECLNAMSQKKVAMWYDATSAAGSLEDPKSSKIAGRVGYAYAPTTETKSSGWLWSWAWAMPKTTKNADAASKFMLWASSKEYEKTVGEKLGWSRVPAGKRASTYELPEYQKAAASFGDITLKSIEQADPANPGLQPRPTVGVQYVAIPEFQDLGTKVTQEISAAIAGKTSVDKALDDGQKLAEEVAKNYQ; this is translated from the coding sequence ATGCGCACACGAAGAATGATCCACGTCCTCGCCGCGGCGGCGGCCGCGAGCTCGCTGCTCGTCGCGTGCAGCGGCGCGGGCGGCTCCTCCAGCTCCGGTGGCGGCGGCAAGAGCATCAACGTGCTGATGGTCGGCAACCCGCAGATGGAGGACATCGCGAAGCTGACGAAGGACACCTTCACGAAGGACACCGGCATCAAGGTGAACTTCACGGTCCTTCCCGAGAACGAACTGCGCGACAAGGTCACCCAGGACGTCGCCACCCAGGCCGGCCAGTACGACGTCGCCACCATCGGCGCCTACGAGGTGCCCATCTGGGAGAAGAACGGCTGGCTGCACGAACTGAGCTCCTACGCCGACAAGGACACCGCCTTCGACAAGGCCGACCTGCTCAAGCCCATGGTCACGTCCCTGTCGGGCTCCGACGGCAAGCTGTACGCCCTGCCGTTCTACGGCGAGTCCTCGTTCCTCATGTACAACAAGGACGTCATGGAGGCGAAGGGCATCAAGGTGCCCGAGCGGCCGACCTGGCAGCAGATAGCCGACATCGCGGCCAAGGTGGACGGCGCGGAACCGGGCATGCGGGGCATCTGTCTGCGCGGTCTGGCAGGCTGGGGCGAGCTCGGCGCGTCGCTGACGACCGTGGTGAACACCTACGGCGGCACCTGGTTCACCAAGGACTGGAAGGCGCAGGTCAACTCCCCGGAGTTCAAGAAGGCCGCGAACTTCTACGTCGACCTGGTCCGGGGGCACGGCGAGGCCGGAGCGGCACAGGCCGGGTTCACCGAGTGCCTGAACGCCATGAGCCAGAAGAAGGTCGCGATGTGGTACGACGCGACCAGCGCGGCCGGGTCGCTGGAGGACCCGAAGTCCAGCAAGATCGCCGGCCGGGTCGGCTACGCGTACGCGCCGACGACCGAGACCAAGAGCAGTGGCTGGCTGTGGAGTTGGGCGTGGGCCATGCCCAAGACCACGAAGAACGCCGACGCCGCGTCGAAGTTCATGCTGTGGGCCTCCAGCAAGGAGTACGAGAAGACGGTCGGCGAGAAGCTCGGCTGGTCGCGCGTTCCGGCCGGCAAGCGGGCCAGCACGTACGAGCTCCCGGAGTACCAGAAGGCGGCGGCGTCGTTCGGTGACATCACGCTGAAGTCCATCGAGCAGGCCGACCCGGCGAACCCGGGCCTCCAGCCGAGGCCGACCGTGGGCGTCCAGTACGTGGCCATCCCCGAGTTCCAGGACCTGGGAACCAAGGTCACGCAGGAGATCTCCGCCGCCATCGCCGGCAAGACCAGCGTGGACAAGGCACTCGACGACGGCCAGAAGCTCGCCGAGGAAGTCGCCAAGAACTACCAGTGA
- a CDS encoding DeoR/GlpR family DNA-binding transcription regulator, whose protein sequence is MDAEERRRGILERARGSGSVDVGELAADLGVSKETVRRDLNLLEGHGLVRRTHGGAHPVESRSFETTLAFRTTMHVPEKSRIAAAAADLLGDAETVFIDEGYTPQLIAAALPRDRQLTVVTSSLATAGDLASAENITVLLLGGRVRGGTLATVDHWATRMLAGLVIDLAYVGANGISREYGLTTPDPAVSEVKSQVLRAARRRIFSGVHTKFGAVSFCRFGDVTEFEAIVTDAGLSASEAHRYSLLGPEVVRV, encoded by the coding sequence GTGGACGCCGAGGAACGAAGACGCGGAATTCTGGAAAGGGCAAGGGGTTCCGGATCCGTGGATGTGGGAGAGCTGGCAGCCGATCTCGGGGTTTCGAAGGAGACCGTCCGACGGGACCTGAATCTGCTGGAGGGGCACGGGCTGGTCCGCCGTACCCATGGCGGGGCCCACCCCGTGGAGAGCCGCAGCTTCGAGACGACGCTCGCCTTCCGCACCACCATGCACGTACCCGAGAAGTCCCGGATCGCGGCAGCCGCGGCCGATCTGCTCGGGGACGCCGAGACCGTCTTCATCGACGAGGGCTACACCCCGCAGCTCATCGCCGCAGCGCTCCCCCGCGACCGTCAACTGACCGTGGTCACCTCCTCGTTGGCCACGGCGGGTGATCTGGCCTCCGCCGAGAACATCACCGTGCTCCTGCTCGGTGGCCGGGTGCGCGGCGGGACGCTGGCCACCGTCGACCACTGGGCGACGCGGATGCTGGCCGGACTCGTCATCGACCTGGCGTACGTCGGCGCGAACGGCATCTCCCGCGAGTACGGGCTCACCACCCCCGACCCCGCCGTCAGCGAGGTCAAATCCCAGGTCCTCAGGGCCGCGAGGCGCCGGATCTTCTCCGGCGTCCACACGAAGTTCGGCGCCGTGAGCTTCTGCCGCTTCGGCGACGTCACGGAGTTCGAGGCGATCGTCACCGACGCCGGCCTCTCCGCCTCCGAGGCACACCGCTACTCGCTGCTGGGCCCCGAGGTCGTCCGGGTCTGA